The genomic region GATTTTCGCCTTTTTCATGGACGAGCACACCGGCCTGCTGCACCGTTACACCCGCCCCAAGCATCTGGACGCCGACCAAGCCCGCGATGAAATTAACGACTTGGTTGAAGACCTCAACAGCAACATTCCCGACCACACTAGCGAGGCAGACATTGCCCGGCTGCTGGACGCCCTGCGCCCGGCGCTGCGCTGCCGTCATGGTTCGCGCACATGGCCAACCACCAAGGTTTTGTTAGCCGCCCTGACTGACGTGCTGAAAGAGATTTCAACCAAGCCAAACAATGGGGACGCCGAAGAGAACGCGCTTGCCATGCTGACAGACTGGTATCGCAAGTTTGGCGACCAAATGCCCGCCATGGGATCAACGGCCCGCACGGCAGCGCTTGTGGATCGTGGCGTGATGACTGCCCGCGAAGCGCGCAACGCGAATTTCATGCTGAGCGACGACCTAAACGAATTCGCCAAAGAACAGCCCATGGGTCACGACGAATGGACCCGGCATATGGAGATAATAGCTCGCCTGTGGCGCGTAACATTCACAGAGGCCGTCGAGCGTGATGGAACCCCCGAACCGATGAGGAGTGAATAAAATGGTTAAAACGATCACCCGGCACCTGTTGGAGCCATTGTGGCGCGGGCAAGTAAAGCTCAAGAAAATTGCCAAGCTGATCGAAATGACCACGGCCACCATCCGCCGCCGCTCCAACCGCTTTGGGCTGCCCAAGCGCAACAATCAAGGCCGCCTGCTTGTTGAGGTGAACAAGGCCACAGCCCCCGAACGCCAGCCCTTGCCGCCGCATCCCAACTGGACCGCCAAACAGGATGACGAACTTTTCTCAATGGGCCGCAATTGGCAGCATTGGCACAGCTCCGCCCAATCGCACGGCAAAATCATAACACCCGCGGTCACCGGATCAGTACCTGTGGCACCTTTGACAAAGGCGCATTTGCTCTGATGCTGAAGGGCTTGGCGGTATGATCCCAGTTCCGGCACAACCGAAGATCTGGCTGTGGGCGTCACCGACATGCGGCGGGTTTCAACTCATTGGCCGGGATGGAGCAAGGTGCGCTGCATCAAGGTCCATAGCCAGATGAAGGTTTCTGAGCGTCGTGTGTGCCGCGTCCTGGGCCAGCACCGATCCACGCAACGTCGAGTAGGGCTCGAAACAGACATTCTCAAGTATTTGGCACGATATTATTCCGCGGGAGCGCCAGCACTACGTTGAAGAAGAGGTTGAGCGGTGACGGCTTGGGGGCTGACCTTTCTTCGGTTCAGGCTTACGCGCTTCCGGTAATTTGAAGCTTTCCGCTGACTTTCGCGCCGCTTTGGGTTGTCATGGTCTGAGCTTCGACATCCACTTGAACGTCCGACGTCGACGCAAGTGTGAGGTCAGCACATTTGATGCTGCCGGTCTGTTTGCCTTCGATGGTCACGGTTTCTGCTGATACTGCCCCGGCTAGTGATCCATTGGTCCGAACTACGACTGACTTGGCGGAAACATCGCCAATCACCTTTCCCTTGACTTCGACGCTCCCTTGTTCCGATTTCATGTTACCTTCGATGGTCAGGGCTTCTTCGATGATCGAATTGGACATTGCGAAAACCTCTCAGTTTTTTCGTGAAAATTGTCATCTTGAACAGCGAGTTTGGACACATTGCGGCGTCTGTGTAAGATGCTAGGCTCAGGCATACAGTCTCCAAAAAATGGAAGATGTAGCCCTTAGGAACCACGGCTATCGCATTGGTGTCCAAGCTGAGGACTTTGGGGGCAGGGCACGCCAAGGTACCAATCGTCGAACGGCGGCTGCGCGGACCTTGATGCACTTCGCCTAATCCGACCGAGTGTCGGCTTTCAGCGGCAGAGCGCCAAAACAGTGCGTAGTGACCCAGCTTAAAATGGGTGACTATTGATCGCACAAAACACTTTGCGGTCATACTCGCGCATGTACAACATGAGAGACATGCGGAAATGCCAAGGCGTGGCCGTCATAGTAGGAGCCAAAAGTATCCAGATATTCCTGAAGAAGGTTTTGGCGTGTCTCTTCGGGCAGATTTGAGATCGCATCGGCGGCAGGCGTTGAGGACATGTTCCTTGCCACAAAAGCCCTCCCATCAGAGTGCCGCAGTGTAAGTGTAACGCTCTCGATGCTGATTTCGGTAAAACCAGCCTCAGCAAACAGATCGTTAATCACACCGGAATCCGACAAGCTGCAAACTGCGCGGATGGCGTTTGCGGCGTCTTCGCCAATGTACCGTGTGAGGATTTCGATTTGGCCGTTCATCAACGGATTGTGTTCAAGGCTTCGCGCTACACAGATCACACACCGTCCACCGACGGTAAGAATACGACGAAACTCTTTCAGGGCAGAAAGCTTGTCAGGAAAGAACTGAAGACCTTGTTGGCAAAAGACAGCGTCGAAGCTTGCATCGTCGAACGGCAAATTTCCTACGTCTGCTTCGACCCAGTCGATCACTTTACCTTCTTCTTTCGACTTCGACTTGGCTACAGTCAGCATTCCAGCGTTGATATCCGCACCGACCACCTTTGCATCTGGCCCAACTCGATCAGACGCCATTCGCGCCACAATTCCGGTGCCACAAGCGGCATCGAGGACAGCTTCTCCAGCGACAAGTTCAGCGCGATTTAGTAGTTCCTGCGCCCAAGGAATGAATATGACAGGAACTAAGTTCTCTTCATACCGCTCTGCGGCTCCCCAAGAGACCTGCCACCTTAAGTTGGCTTCCATGTTGTTATCCTCCCCTGCGGTTGGTCATCCCGACGGCCTTTTGCCGAGCATAAGTATCTTAGAAGAAAACCCCCTATTTACCCAGCGACCATGTTGAGCAGATGGGGTGGATGGCTCCTGCTCCGACCGGCGTCGCTTTGCGCCATAATGCAGGTGTCGAAATCTGCGAATGAGGGGAGCCACCCAATGCAAGTTACAACAGTTGGCCTCGACCTAGCCAAGAACATCTTTCATGTGCACGGTATCACTGATGCAGGTGAAGTCGCATTCAATCGCCCGTTGCGCCGTGCGCAGGTGCTGGCATTTTTTAAGCGCCTTGATCCTTGTTTGGTCGGGATTGAAGCCTGCGGTACCAGCCATCACTGGGCGCGCGAGCTGAGCCAGGTGGGACATGAAGTACGGCTTATCCCGCCGATGTATGTCAAACCTTATGTGAAGCGCGGCAAGTCTGACGCGATTGATGCGGAGGCTATTTGCGAAGCAGTCACGCGGCCCACGATGCGGTTTGTTGAAATCAAATCGGTTGACCAACAAGCGCTTCTGTCCTTGCACCGGGCACGAAGTCTGATTGTTCGACAACGCACCCAATTGATCAATGCGCTTCGCAGTCTGTTGGCCGAGTTTGGTATCTACATTGCCCGTGGCCTCGCACGGGTGATCAGCTTTGCGCAAAGTGTGGTCGAAGGCGTTGAACTGGAACTTCCCACTATTGCGCAGGACGTGTTCCGCAATCTGTGCCAGCGGCTTGGAGCCCTTCATGAGCAGGTGAGATGGTATGAGACACGTCTGAGATTGGAGGCGAAGCGAGACGCGCGCGTGAGGCTCTTGCAAACAATACCTGGCGTCGGCACTGTCACGGCATCTGCGATCGCTGCTAGCATTGGCGATGGCCATCAGTTCAGGAATGGTCGAGAGTTTGCTGCGTGGATAGGATTGACGCCTGCCAACAAATCGAGTGGTGGGAAAGAGCGATTAGGCCGGATCACCATCCCTCTCGGGACATTGCTGCGCAATGCCCTGCCGGGCAAGGGATGGGTGATCAATATCTGCGCCAGCTCCTTGTCGTAGGAATGACATCGCTTGTGCGACAGACTCGATCCCACCCGGAACGGGCGAG from Parasedimentitalea psychrophila harbors:
- a CDS encoding class I SAM-dependent methyltransferase, with protein sequence MEANLRWQVSWGAAERYEENLVPVIFIPWAQELLNRAELVAGEAVLDAACGTGIVARMASDRVGPDAKVVGADINAGMLTVAKSKSKEEGKVIDWVEADVGNLPFDDASFDAVFCQQGLQFFPDKLSALKEFRRILTVGGRCVICVARSLEHNPLMNGQIEILTRYIGEDAANAIRAVCSLSDSGVINDLFAEAGFTEISIESVTLTLRHSDGRAFVARNMSSTPAADAISNLPEETRQNLLQEYLDTFGSYYDGHALAFPHVSHVVHARV
- a CDS encoding bactofilin family protein codes for the protein MSNSIIEEALTIEGNMKSEQGSVEVKGKVIGDVSAKSVVVRTNGSLAGAVSAETVTIEGKQTGSIKCADLTLASTSDVQVDVEAQTMTTQSGAKVSGKLQITGSA